The genomic region GCTTCTACTGACAGGATGGAGGAGCACATTGCTTCTGGCAATGGTGACAGCCCTGACTCTCCACTGGGCCTTCTGACAGCACCCTGCAAGTAGGAGTAGAAGCCTAGGGTCCCCGTTTATCTTGGCTGGCAGAGTATAGGGagtattacagttttttttctgtggtttgaCTGGAGTAGAGTAGACTGGAGTAgtctaaaagttttctttcttgtaactCTGCCCCTTCCTAGTCCTTTGGCTAGAAAGagcaggatttctttcctttttcatctgTACCCATTTGTTTCTGGGTTGCTAGCTTCTCCAGTACTCAGTCTGAGATatctgaggcaaaaagaaaaccatcGGAATCATTACCATGTCTCTCTTACTAGCAGCCTTCAGTCCCAAGGCTGCTAgtcagactctctctctctccacccttcagagtcttcttattttatttatatatatataatatatatattacatataatatatctatatgtatatatatggcccggggtttttttttaagctgtactTAACAGAGGGACTGAGGAGACGTGTTTATTCCATTTTGTCCTGGAACCACAAGTCCCCAGGGACTTTTAGACCATTTCTTCTGCCTCACCTGGTGAACAGCAGCCAGTGGGGACAGTGTTCACCTGAATTGATGGTGAGCTCCCTCCTCACCCACCTCCCTACCAGCCCAGCAGCCCTGCCTGTTTTTCTGTGATTCTGAGTTTGCCTTCTGGAATTTGAAATCATTCCAGCCTGGTTTGAGCAggcattttccagttttctaccACTTGCTAGTTCCCAGCCCCACCACTCAGAATTCTCCATCAACCAGAGGCCCACAGAGGCTGCTCCTGCACTGTTGCGGGCCAGAACTCTTCGTGTCTCTCAGGCTGGAGCGCATAGTCCCCTTTGCTACAGAGCGAGGCTTGCAATGCAGCTGCCGAGGAGCCATGGCGCTTCCCCGTTTTTCCAGGGTCAGTGGTCTGGTCCTTCTGACTCAAATGCCATGCAGTTTGTGAGAGTCCCTTTTaagttaaaggaaaatattttgagttgaagaaaatatttttgaaatacttttattaagactcaaaattaatgaatgatttttaaaaaaaccagtgATCCAAGGTGAGATTTTTCAGATGTCTGGGAATATATTATCAAAATTTTCTTCCACTTCCCCATGAGATAGGaaacaattattttctgtttcagtcaTTCCTAATGAATGATTTTAAGATATCTACCTTAGGGAGATGCAGCAAGAGAGACATTTGTCCAAGTGGAGTAATAACAATGCTTGcactttttaacttaaaacatttttttatattttgaaaaattttagacacacaagaacagagagaagaaatgtaCCTTCAATTTAATAACTTATATCTGGTCACATTTGCTTCATAtagtctttgttatttttttctctcttaattatTTAAAGGAAATCCCAGACATCATTCATTTCATACCATGTACTTCAGAATTAGTTTCTAACAaattgaacattttctttatgtaaCCACAATGCTATTATCAGATctaaaaaaatagtgataattcTTTCACATCATCTAATACCCAAATTTCCACAATTGTCtcaagaatgtcttttttttttactggtaaaatacatgtaacataaaatttaccatagtAACCagtttttaagtatacagttcagtatattgtgatttttttttgttttttttttgggaaaaaaagttcatttaatgAGCTCCAGGGAACACTCAGCCTGCTGCCATACTAACTCATGAATTACAATGGATTGTTGGTAAGCAAGACAAGAAAACAGGGaacaaataaaaccaacaaaaatcaAGACATTGTTTCTTACTGAACTCTTCTCAAATTAGATCAAGGAATTATGGTTAAATGCCACAGCTGTAAATCATTTCTGCTCCTGGAGAGGTTAGAAAGGGCTTATAATATTTACCCTTTTTTTCAGACAGAATTTAGGTCTGAGCAAAACCTTTTGTGTCCTCCAACCTCAAAGTTTATTGGGGATGGAAGTCCAAATTTGCTGTCACATGCCATAAAAAGAATCTCATGAGCAGAGGGTCAAACTAATTTTGGAATATATGAATTATGCccagtgttattttaaatagaatttttttctgagatatacattttaaagtaataactagaattatgacttataacattataccagaacatataagatttttagaaatttcatgtaatgtctgaagcATTTATGTTAacgtatttccatacaaataacccaaagaaagtttagtattagttgtttttttgtttgtttttttatactgcaggttcttattagtcatcagttttatacacatcagtgtatacatgtcaatccctatcgcccaattcagcacaccaccatccccaccccaccgaaaatagattttaaactaaaatatataaatttttgacTGATCTATATGACTCTGGGTTCTGAAACATGTCACATGCATGATACATAACACACAGTGTCAGCCCCAGGAGAGCGAAAACACTCCAATGAAGCAAGCCAAAGAAACAAGTTTCAAACAAGGTAAAGTGATGTGTAGACCAGGATTTTTCAATTCTTTCCTGTCATGCTGAAGCTTCCCTCTCCTGAATAACAACACGTTTCCCTTGCCCTAGACACCCAAGAGTATGTCTCCTCTCTTGCGCATAAGAATCTCTAGAGTTACATATGTGTAGTAAAGAGTGGACCCAGCTGGCATACTCACAATGACCAAATTGTGTTGATCGTACTTTAAACCAATACATCGCTCCACGATGAAGTTgcaataaatgatatatttgctTTCTAGACATGAATGAGATGCCTTACTGGATATACTCCAGGAATGCCAGAGAAACTGGAATAATTTACTGGTGAATTTCTTCCGGATAGCCCATGGTTTATCTAGAATATAATCTTTGCATATCTGGATCCTTCAAACTAGACCAAAGGGAAAATCTGGGCTGCAAGCTTCAATTAGAAATGTGGTATGCTGCTATGCTGACAACGGGTGCTCCCTGACCTGTATCTTCTGAGACCAGAACCCAGTGTGGTGGATGAGCAATTCATGAGTTGAACAAAAGAAGACCTCCTACAGGGCAGTGTATGTGTTCATTACAGGTATGGCACTTAGGGTTAAGTACCATAAGGActacaagaaacaaacaaacaaaagtaacaCATGAAGCATATATGATAAAGAGGCACCACAGTCCAGAGCACAGCTCTGGAATCACACAGGCTTGGTTCGAATCCTAGCTCAGCCACTACCATCTGTATACCCTGAAGAACAGTGGAAAGTTTAAATGTTGTTTTATCAAATTtcgaaaaagaagtgaagaaagaacCTATCTGCCAGGAAGGGACCTCGTGGGGTGCAGCATCCAGTCGGGTCAGGCTCTGCATCTCCTGCTCAGAAACCTTCGCCGCCTGGCTCATGGTGATGCTGGCAGCTGAGCAGCCCTGGAGAAGGTGCTCCAGTCTCCAGGCCTCGCAGCAAAGCTGGGGAGGTCCCCGGAGGAGGCTGGCCACACCCTGGCAAGCTCTGGGTGCCTCCTGCACTCAACTCTGAGCAGGCTCTGGCCTCTGGACCTCTTGCGGGGGAAGGGCTGGCCGATACATACGCAGTGATGAGGGGCCTGCAGAGCCGGTGCCCAGGCAGGGTGAGCTCTGGAGAAGGCTTCCACAGTCCCCAACAGTCTCCGCATGGTGGCCCATCCGGTGCCAAACACCTTCCACCCACAGCGAGAAGTCCCAGCCACTATAAAGTCCAGAAGGGGTCGGGCTCTGGGCCCCCGCCCTTTGCCCTTGGGCCGGGGTTTCTCCAGAGGCTGGCCTTGCATGcgccccctgccccacccgccCTTTCTCTGTGACAGGTAAAATGGACATGTTACAAGCGCCAAGCTGAGCCATCCAGTGTCCAGTGCGTACTAGACCTTGAGAGGAGGTGAAGCTAGGGAGAAGCTCTCCCAGTTTCACACTCTATTCTCGGACCGCTTGGTGCACAACCGGTTCTACATGGGCAATTTACTTTGTAAATTTCGTACCTGGCTCCGCAGCCGCTGGCCCCACCGACCCCAGTGCCCGCCCCGCCGTGGGGCCCCGGTGGGCTGGCACCCGCTGGTTTTGCCCTCCTGGGAGGCTGCCACATCTGACCGGGACCACCCCGCTGCTCCAGAGCCTGCCTTCTCCCCTGGTCGCAGGCTGTCCCACCGGGATCTAGTGCCTTTATCGCATGGCTTTTACATCGCACCAGAAAGGCAGTATCCCATCCAGCAGGCCACAGGCCAGGAACTCCCGGCTGGGGATGCTTCCCTTGGTGAACTGGAGGGACTCGCCAAAGAAGCCCGTGCTGTCTGCTCATAATTCCATCATGTTCGGCCACTCGAGAGCCATCAAGATTCCTCCACTGGGGCACAAATTTACCCTCCTGCGTTCGCCACCTGAGCAATAGTCAAGGTTAGGAAGCCGGTACCATCCAGTCACCTCCCACTTCCTTCCCCAAAGGAGAGGGAGGTGAAGGTCCAAGAAGAGCCTCAAAGAGGCATGGCAAAGATGGAGGATCACACAGAGACCAAAGGAGAGGACGATCGGAAGAGGGGCCACCGTAGCAATCAGGATATACCATTGACATCTAGGCCCCAGGAGACCAGTGGAGTCCTCACTTCCCTCAAGTGCGATCCTGAGCCAGTGGACCTCCTTCCCGAGCACCCAGAAGACAACTTGAGTGAGAACGCCCAGATGTCTCCAATGAGTTCCTCCTCAGAAAGCCATGTCATCTGCTCAGATGGAGATCCTGGAGATGTCCTGCCTGCTTGGAAGCCTGAGTCCCATTGCCATTGTGTCCTCTGCTCCAACCGCATGCTGCTCCCTGCTGCtggagaggccaaaaaaagaaGTGCTGGGTGAAGACAACCGGCCCAAAT from Physeter macrocephalus isolate SW-GA unplaced genomic scaffold, ASM283717v5 random_1490, whole genome shotgun sequence harbors:
- the LOC102977811 gene encoding uncharacterized protein, translated to MAFTSHQKGSIPSSRPQARNSRLGMLPLVNWRDSPKKPVLSAHNSIMFGHSRAIKIPPLGHKFTLLRSPPEQYAILSQWTSFPIPPQKAMSSAQMEILEMSCLLGSLSPIAIVSSAPTACCSLLLERPKKEVLGEDNRPKSPGSLMSGKELQREKSSDIPSRSSSSLVSTSSRPCKRKIPLPLFLLLPGLRSPLPLTRDREPVSPSRGWKKLWIQIRGRGLSGAAPSPPRGGGRR